From Haloglomus litoreum, the proteins below share one genomic window:
- a CDS encoding DUF7471 family protein, whose amino-acid sequence MANGPVLIVLLALAGVAAATLLGLALAGFARRRSASYLLVALALATLLARVGVATAAMAGLLADPDHHLAEHILDVLMAALVIAAVYTARSVRRRARSDETPEAAPDGGRDTHPGGFEGGHDDE is encoded by the coding sequence ATGGCGAACGGGCCGGTGCTCATCGTGCTGCTGGCGCTCGCAGGGGTCGCGGCAGCCACGCTGCTGGGCCTCGCGCTCGCGGGCTTCGCGCGCCGACGCTCGGCCTCGTACCTGCTGGTGGCGCTCGCGCTCGCGACGCTACTGGCACGCGTCGGCGTGGCGACAGCCGCGATGGCCGGCCTGCTGGCGGACCCCGACCACCATCTCGCCGAGCACATCCTGGACGTGCTGATGGCCGCGCTGGTCATCGCGGCCGTCTACACGGCGCGGTCGGTCCGGCGGCGGGCCCGCTCGGACGAGACGCCCGAGGCGGCGCCGGACGGCGGACGCGACACGCACCCGGGCGGTTTCGAGGGGGGACACGACGATGAGTGA
- a CDS encoding DUF7282 domain-containing protein: MRPGAATLTLLVLAAALVGAGVVGGHSVNYVSADPQVTPDGTVVVEGAFVEESGWAVVHERTADGYGEALGATRLPRRNAFYTDIAVTIEDGAWANWTTREVVVVLHGEDGDGEYTSEDPPLGGFGVIVTDRFVVERGDRAVVTGEDDFPQRADGPTVTVRQATLPERGHLVVRNRTADGRVVGTRTLDTGTYENVSVAVNESFYESTGGSFAARVSLHRDDGDRRFDGDEPPIEAGNETVATRFSVEPERSGGIVTTPVPTTAPPGGDGGATGNASATPGDGTTETGGQPGFGPVVIVAAAAVVALALGRARREA; this comes from the coding sequence ATGCGACCCGGTGCCGCAACGCTGACCCTCCTCGTGCTGGCGGCCGCGCTCGTCGGTGCGGGCGTCGTGGGCGGGCACTCGGTCAACTACGTCTCCGCGGACCCGCAGGTCACGCCCGACGGGACCGTCGTGGTCGAGGGAGCCTTCGTGGAGGAGTCGGGCTGGGCCGTCGTCCACGAGCGGACCGCGGACGGCTACGGCGAGGCGCTCGGCGCCACCCGGCTCCCCCGCCGGAACGCCTTCTACACGGACATCGCGGTCACCATCGAGGACGGCGCGTGGGCCAACTGGACCACCCGCGAGGTCGTCGTCGTCCTCCACGGCGAGGACGGTGACGGGGAGTACACGAGCGAGGACCCGCCGCTGGGCGGGTTCGGCGTCATCGTCACGGACCGGTTCGTGGTCGAACGTGGCGACCGCGCGGTCGTCACCGGCGAGGACGACTTCCCGCAGCGGGCCGACGGGCCGACTGTGACCGTCCGGCAGGCGACGCTCCCCGAGCGCGGGCACCTCGTCGTCCGCAACCGGACCGCCGACGGCCGGGTCGTCGGGACCCGGACCCTCGACACCGGGACGTACGAGAACGTCTCCGTCGCGGTGAACGAGTCGTTCTACGAGTCGACCGGGGGCTCGTTCGCGGCACGCGTGAGCCTCCACCGCGACGACGGGGACCGACGGTTCGACGGCGACGAGCCACCCATCGAGGCGGGCAACGAGACCGTCGCCACCCGGTTCAGCGTCGAACCCGAGCGCAGCGGCGGCATCGTGACGACCCCGGTCCCGACGACCGCGCCGCCGGGCGGGGACGGCGGCGCGACCGGGAACGCGAGTGCGACGCCCGGCGACGGCACGACCGAGACGGGCGGCCAGCCCGGATTCGGCCCCGTGGTGATCGTCGCGGCTGCGGCCGTCGTCGCACTGGCACTCGGGCGGGCCCGACGGGAGGCCTGA
- a CDS encoding cation:proton antiporter regulatory subunit, whose protein sequence is MTVYEADVPGVGKKFEVDVGGGARAVVLLHHDGRVEVFRRPDADADSEKVFELTSQQANYLGSILEGAYFEAVDMDRLSVPLGDAIIEWVDITDASAVAGKTLAEADLRAVSGVSVIAVQRGADTVPNPDSDFRVEAGDILVTLGTREQQTVFADRCQGGDATIDGADDDGAGSDDTDGA, encoded by the coding sequence ATGACCGTCTACGAGGCCGACGTGCCCGGCGTCGGCAAGAAGTTCGAGGTCGACGTGGGCGGCGGGGCCCGCGCCGTGGTCCTACTGCATCACGACGGCCGGGTCGAGGTGTTCCGCCGGCCGGACGCGGACGCCGACTCCGAGAAGGTGTTCGAGCTGACCAGCCAGCAGGCCAACTACCTCGGCTCCATCCTCGAGGGCGCCTACTTCGAGGCCGTCGACATGGACCGGCTCTCGGTCCCGCTGGGCGACGCCATCATCGAGTGGGTCGACATCACCGACGCCTCGGCCGTCGCCGGAAAGACACTCGCGGAGGCCGACCTGCGGGCGGTCTCGGGCGTGTCGGTCATCGCCGTCCAGCGCGGTGCCGACACCGTCCCGAACCCGGATTCGGACTTCCGCGTCGAGGCGGGCGACATCCTCGTGACGCTGGGGACCCGCGAGCAGCAGACCGTCTTCGCCGACCGCTGCCAGGGCGGGGACGCGACCATCGACGGCGCGGACGACGACGGCGCCGGCTCCGACGACACGGACGGAGCCTGA
- a CDS encoding cation:proton antiporter: MAASESLLLAAGVVFATLAVGGAIASRLDQSVIPAYIVAGVLVGPNAPEIGGRSLTLVQQQEFITLLQELGIVLLLFFIGLEFDLSSLLRRREAVTRAAGVDLLLNAGAGFALGVVFGFGLVESVLLAGATYISSSAIITKSLIELGWIADPEAEAILGVLIAEDLVIAVYLALLTAVALSGGGLASALVPLGISIAVIAALVGLATIGTPLVARALDTSADELFLLRIVAAVTVVAGVALALGVSEAVAAFFLGAAVGGTEHAHRVERVITSERDLYAAVFFFAIGLTTDPGTLGAVAVPLAALVGITAVTKLVSGYLGAAAYGLTERRRVRMALAMVARGEFSLVLAALAVTAGLDPQLTALIVGYVLAMSILGTVLMRSSGRIEALVARLRGGSGAGTTPG, from the coding sequence ATGGCCGCGTCGGAGTCGCTCCTGCTGGCGGCGGGCGTCGTCTTCGCGACGCTGGCCGTCGGCGGCGCCATCGCCAGCCGGCTCGACCAGTCGGTCATCCCGGCGTACATCGTCGCCGGCGTCCTCGTGGGGCCGAACGCGCCCGAGATCGGGGGCCGGTCGCTCACGCTCGTCCAGCAACAGGAGTTCATCACGCTCCTGCAGGAGCTGGGCATCGTCCTCCTGCTGTTCTTCATCGGCCTGGAGTTCGACCTCTCGAGCCTGCTCCGTCGGCGCGAGGCCGTCACGCGAGCCGCGGGTGTCGACCTCCTGTTGAACGCCGGGGCCGGCTTCGCGCTCGGGGTGGTGTTCGGCTTCGGCCTCGTCGAGAGCGTCCTGCTCGCGGGCGCGACCTACATCTCCTCGTCGGCCATCATCACGAAGTCGCTCATCGAACTCGGCTGGATCGCCGACCCCGAGGCCGAGGCCATCCTGGGCGTGCTCATCGCGGAGGACCTCGTCATCGCGGTCTACCTCGCGCTGCTGACGGCGGTCGCGCTCTCGGGCGGCGGCCTCGCGAGCGCGCTCGTCCCGCTCGGCATCAGCATCGCGGTCATCGCCGCGCTCGTCGGGCTCGCGACCATCGGGACGCCGCTGGTCGCGCGGGCGCTCGACACCAGTGCGGACGAGCTGTTCCTGCTGCGCATCGTCGCCGCCGTCACGGTCGTCGCCGGCGTCGCGCTGGCGCTCGGCGTGAGCGAGGCCGTCGCCGCGTTCTTCCTCGGCGCGGCCGTCGGGGGCACCGAACACGCCCACCGCGTCGAGCGCGTCATCACCTCCGAGCGGGACCTCTACGCCGCCGTCTTCTTCTTCGCCATCGGCCTGACGACCGACCCCGGGACGCTGGGGGCGGTGGCGGTGCCGCTCGCCGCGCTCGTCGGCATCACGGCGGTCACGAAACTCGTCTCCGGGTACCTGGGCGCGGCCGCGTACGGCCTGACCGAGCGCCGCCGGGTGCGGATGGCGCTGGCGATGGTCGCGCGCGGCGAGTTCTCGCTCGTGCTGGCGGCGCTGGCGGTCACGGCGGGCCTGGACCCGCAGCTGACGGCGCTCATCGTCGGCTACGTCCTCGCGATGAGCATCCTCGGGACGGTGTTGATGCGGTCCTCCGGGCGCATCGAGGCGCTCGTCGCCCGGCTGCGCGGCGGATCCGGGGCCGGAACGACCCCCGGCTGA
- the glyS gene encoding glycine--tRNA ligase, translated as MSEGEDASRSDGGDIEPVPADEELETVAELAKRRGFFFPASRAYGGVAGFYTYGPEGAALKRNVEDAWRDLFVTQEGHMEIAAPDVMPEPVFEASGHLDGFDDMIIECPECGTNHRADHLVEDATGIEEAESLPIPEIEELIAEYDLDCTTCGASLTDVPVEDFNLMFETNIGPGSSKPGYLRPETAQGIFVEFPQLKQYARNQLPFGVAQVGTAWRNEISPRRALVRVREFTQAELEHFVDPDEDEPPLERVADVELTLYPADEQEAEDGDYVECTVREAVDENIVASDWVAYYLGLSQDWYERVGVDMDRFRYRQHLSGELAHYAADCWDAEAELGGDWVEITGFAYRSDYDLSKHGAHSDEDFTLFKQYDEPKTVERATVDPDMSVLGPEFGGDAGAVQDALNDLVERDPEAFDGETVTVEVDGESYEVDVEHTNFAREEVTESGEHITPHVVEPSFGIGRIVYTVLTHAYDRDLVDGEERAFLDLPPEVAPTTVGVFPLMDKDGLGERAREVEADLRRAGFAVAYDDSGNIGRRYRRQDEVGTPYCVTVDYESLEDDTVTVRERDSTEQARVDIDDLPVTLAALRTGSTDITEL; from the coding sequence ATGAGTGAGGGCGAGGACGCGTCCCGCTCGGACGGCGGCGATATCGAGCCGGTCCCGGCCGACGAGGAGCTGGAGACGGTCGCCGAACTGGCGAAGCGGCGGGGCTTCTTCTTCCCCGCCTCCCGTGCGTACGGCGGCGTCGCCGGCTTCTACACGTACGGTCCGGAGGGCGCCGCGCTCAAGCGCAACGTCGAGGACGCCTGGCGCGACCTGTTCGTGACCCAGGAGGGCCACATGGAGATCGCTGCGCCGGACGTGATGCCCGAGCCCGTCTTCGAGGCGTCGGGCCACCTCGACGGCTTCGACGACATGATCATCGAGTGCCCCGAGTGTGGCACCAACCACCGGGCCGACCACCTCGTCGAGGACGCCACCGGCATCGAGGAGGCCGAGTCCCTGCCGATCCCCGAGATCGAGGAGCTCATCGCGGAGTACGACCTCGACTGCACCACGTGTGGCGCGTCGCTGACCGACGTGCCGGTCGAGGATTTCAACCTGATGTTCGAGACGAACATCGGCCCCGGGAGCTCGAAGCCGGGCTACCTCCGCCCGGAGACCGCCCAGGGCATCTTCGTGGAGTTCCCGCAGCTCAAACAGTACGCCCGCAACCAGCTCCCGTTCGGCGTCGCACAGGTCGGTACCGCGTGGCGCAACGAGATCTCCCCGCGCCGCGCCCTCGTGCGGGTCCGGGAGTTCACGCAGGCCGAACTGGAGCACTTCGTCGACCCCGACGAGGACGAGCCGCCGCTCGAACGCGTCGCGGACGTCGAACTGACGCTGTATCCCGCCGACGAGCAGGAGGCCGAGGACGGCGACTACGTCGAGTGCACGGTCCGGGAGGCCGTCGACGAGAACATCGTCGCTTCGGACTGGGTGGCCTACTACCTGGGCCTCTCGCAGGACTGGTACGAGCGCGTCGGCGTCGACATGGACCGATTCAGGTACCGCCAGCACCTCTCCGGCGAACTCGCCCACTACGCCGCGGACTGCTGGGACGCCGAGGCCGAACTCGGCGGCGACTGGGTGGAGATCACGGGATTCGCCTACCGCTCGGACTACGACCTCTCGAAGCACGGCGCCCACTCCGACGAGGACTTCACGCTGTTCAAGCAGTACGACGAACCGAAGACCGTCGAGCGCGCGACCGTCGACCCCGACATGTCCGTCCTCGGCCCGGAGTTCGGCGGCGACGCCGGCGCCGTGCAGGACGCGCTCAACGACCTCGTCGAGCGCGACCCCGAGGCCTTCGACGGCGAGACCGTCACCGTGGAGGTCGACGGCGAGTCCTACGAGGTCGACGTCGAGCACACCAACTTCGCCCGCGAGGAGGTCACGGAGTCGGGCGAGCACATCACACCCCACGTCGTCGAGCCGTCGTTCGGTATCGGTCGCATCGTCTACACCGTCCTCACGCACGCGTACGACCGCGACCTCGTGGACGGCGAGGAGCGCGCGTTCCTCGACCTGCCGCCCGAGGTGGCGCCGACCACCGTCGGCGTCTTCCCGCTGATGGACAAGGACGGGCTCGGCGAGCGTGCCCGCGAGGTCGAGGCGGACCTGCGGCGGGCCGGCTTCGCCGTCGCCTACGACGACTCCGGCAACATCGGTCGGCGCTACCGCCGGCAGGACGAGGTCGGCACGCCGTACTGCGTCACGGTCGACTACGAGTCGCTGGAGGACGACACCGTCACGGTCCGCGAGCGCGACTCGACCGAGCAGGCCCGCGTCGACATCGACGACCTGCCCGTGACCCTGGCCGCCCTCCGAACCGGGAGCACCGATATCACCGAGCTGTAG
- a CDS encoding DUF7405 family protein, whose protein sequence is MTGTDDGRTRRDVLKAAVAVGGSVGLSACLDAVGYQGEDRPPVPSGPADLSTLPARQFAWGEYIRRDAFGNEQLPSHQTLLYLNLPGEGPPTADQRATVERALTRLDEAYAWSHEGLLRSVAYSPEYFQRYGSAPEGVDIYPARRLSAFETPDFDRQDALLHLASDRPDALLAAELALTGERERANGVAFDAALTDVFEVADRRTGFVGAGLPASKQDGLEGVPADGPVPEASPLFMGFKAGFAKNQAPEDRVTIEEGPFAGGTTKHVANLRQRLADWYGEQDFTEQVMEMFSPMHAENDWVEGVGENLGDDSRVDETLDTIREQAREHGRVGHAQKAARANRDEDGGVKLNRRHFESADDGIASLHFPSLQREMSEFDAVREAMNGQDLTEVTPAVRQRVNNGILEYIFVRHRGNFLVPPRDLRALPAPDGTAELA, encoded by the coding sequence ATGACCGGAACGGACGACGGACGAACACGGCGCGACGTACTGAAGGCGGCCGTCGCGGTCGGCGGCAGCGTCGGGCTCTCGGCGTGTCTCGACGCCGTCGGCTACCAGGGCGAGGACCGGCCGCCCGTCCCGTCCGGGCCGGCCGACCTCTCGACGCTCCCGGCGCGGCAGTTCGCCTGGGGCGAGTACATCCGCCGCGACGCGTTCGGCAACGAGCAGCTACCGAGCCACCAGACGCTGCTCTACCTGAACCTGCCCGGCGAGGGGCCGCCGACGGCCGACCAGCGCGCGACCGTCGAGCGCGCGCTCACGCGGCTGGACGAGGCGTACGCGTGGTCCCACGAGGGGCTGCTGCGCTCGGTCGCGTACTCGCCGGAGTACTTCCAGCGGTACGGGTCGGCGCCGGAGGGCGTCGACATCTACCCGGCCAGGCGGCTCTCCGCGTTCGAGACGCCCGACTTCGACCGGCAGGACGCGCTGCTCCACCTCGCCAGCGACCGCCCGGACGCGCTGCTGGCGGCGGAACTCGCGCTCACCGGCGAGCGCGAGCGCGCCAACGGCGTCGCGTTCGACGCCGCGCTCACCGACGTCTTCGAGGTGGCCGACCGCCGGACCGGGTTCGTCGGCGCCGGCCTCCCCGCCTCGAAGCAGGACGGCCTGGAGGGCGTTCCCGCCGACGGCCCCGTGCCGGAGGCGAGCCCGCTGTTCATGGGCTTCAAGGCCGGGTTCGCGAAGAACCAGGCCCCCGAGGACCGCGTGACCATCGAGGAGGGGCCGTTCGCCGGCGGCACCACGAAGCACGTCGCCAACCTCCGCCAGCGGCTGGCCGACTGGTACGGCGAGCAGGACTTCACCGAGCAGGTGATGGAGATGTTCTCGCCGATGCACGCCGAGAACGACTGGGTCGAGGGCGTCGGCGAGAACCTCGGCGACGACTCACGCGTGGACGAGACGCTCGACACCATCCGCGAGCAGGCCCGCGAACACGGACGGGTGGGCCACGCACAGAAGGCCGCCCGGGCGAACCGGGACGAGGACGGCGGCGTGAAGCTCAACCGCCGTCACTTCGAGTCCGCCGACGACGGCATCGCCAGCCTCCACTTCCCCTCCCTCCAGCGCGAGATGTCCGAGTTCGACGCCGTCCGCGAGGCCATGAACGGGCAGGACCTCACCGAGGTCACGCCCGCCGTCCGCCAGCGCGTCAACAACGGCATCCTGGAGTACATCTTCGTCCGACACCGGGGCAACTTCCTCGTGCCGCCACGGGACCTCCGGGCACTCCCGGCTCCGGACGGAACCGCCGAGTTAGCGTAG
- a CDS encoding winged helix-turn-helix transcriptional regulator has protein sequence MSETAENATRRAIHDHVRDCPGVHFNELVRVLDLAPGQVQYHLKRLIRADRLVADELFGRTHYYPPEFDDWERAALALLHRETSADIVAELLAAGPLGAGETAERVGIARSTCSWHVDRLVEAGVVRTERDGNRVVLTLSAPERTARLLQRAEPSLPERLVDRFTRLVDSLLAE, from the coding sequence ATGAGTGAGACGGCCGAGAACGCGACCCGCCGGGCCATCCACGACCACGTCCGGGACTGCCCGGGCGTCCACTTCAACGAACTCGTCCGGGTGCTGGACCTCGCTCCCGGGCAGGTCCAGTACCACCTCAAGCGGCTCATCCGCGCCGACCGGCTCGTGGCCGACGAACTGTTCGGCCGGACCCACTACTACCCGCCCGAGTTCGACGACTGGGAGCGGGCCGCGCTCGCGCTGCTCCATCGCGAGACGAGCGCCGACATCGTGGCTGAACTGCTCGCTGCGGGCCCGCTCGGCGCGGGCGAGACCGCGGAGCGGGTCGGCATCGCCCGCTCGACCTGCTCCTGGCACGTCGACCGGCTGGTCGAGGCCGGCGTGGTCCGCACGGAACGCGACGGGAACCGCGTGGTCCTGACGCTGTCGGCGCCCGAGCGGACGGCACGGCTCCTGCAACGGGCCGAACCGTCGCTCCCGGAGCGGCTCGTCGACCGGTTCACGCGGCTCGTGGATTCGCTCCTTGCCGAGTGA
- a CDS encoding CBS domain-containing protein, whose translation MNVADAMTPREEVVTVSIPGTREDALEYLQGGAFSSIPVVKETDDGEEFRGLVTREALIEQPDEDQLALLVEAVPTVTSDASLADVARLVRETGHNRVPVVDDEHLAGIVTVTDVIRALANGEIAGTDVEVGPLATPTINTIYRETPLPVAQAELDYADVPYAVVLDDEGEPEGMLTEVDIIEVARVEEGEDDTGESIADEDDDWKWEGIKATGNRYMPTRNVEIPAEPAHQFMSPDLVTVTRKRTAQDAAQLLISNDIEQLPLMTADDMVGILRDVDLLAAVIEDE comes from the coding sequence ATGAACGTCGCAGACGCCATGACGCCCCGCGAGGAGGTGGTGACGGTGTCCATCCCCGGTACCCGTGAGGACGCCCTCGAATACCTGCAGGGCGGCGCCTTCTCCTCGATTCCGGTCGTGAAGGAGACCGACGACGGCGAGGAGTTCCGCGGCCTCGTCACCCGCGAGGCGCTCATCGAACAGCCCGACGAGGACCAGCTCGCGCTGCTGGTCGAGGCGGTCCCGACCGTGACGAGCGATGCCTCCCTGGCCGACGTGGCGCGACTCGTCCGCGAGACCGGTCACAACCGCGTCCCCGTGGTCGACGACGAACACCTCGCCGGCATCGTCACCGTGACCGACGTGATCCGTGCGCTGGCCAACGGCGAGATCGCCGGCACGGACGTCGAGGTCGGCCCGCTGGCGACGCCCACGATCAACACCATCTACCGCGAGACGCCGCTCCCGGTCGCGCAGGCGGAACTCGACTACGCCGACGTGCCCTACGCGGTCGTCCTCGACGACGAGGGCGAGCCGGAGGGGATGCTGACGGAGGTCGACATCATCGAGGTCGCCCGCGTCGAGGAGGGCGAGGACGACACGGGCGAGTCCATCGCCGACGAGGACGACGACTGGAAGTGGGAGGGCATCAAGGCGACCGGCAACCGCTACATGCCGACCCGGAACGTCGAGATTCCCGCCGAGCCCGCCCACCAGTTCATGAGCCCGGACCTCGTGACGGTCACGCGCAAGCGGACCGCCCAGGACGCCGCCCAGCTGCTCATCTCCAACGACATCGAACAGCTCCCGCTGATGACGGCCGACGACATGGTCGGCATCCTCCGGGACGTGGACCTGCTCGCGGCGGTGATCGAGGATGAGTGA
- a CDS encoding DUF7282 domain-containing protein produces the protein MRRHALAATLALACVAALAAVPLPVSAHVNDVRGDPQVSADGTVLVETAYVADDAWLAVYRDDDGSRGEVIATRRLSGAGFRTDLAVSIDEAAWRDWPEGEARTVHVALHNDEGSSGFDPEEDEVLTFFGRAATDRFTLERGTGAYVGARAFSPQETDGPSVTARTVRLPSDGHLVARNVTDVGENETALEPVGATALGAGTHGNVTVELDEDYYERQDARARIAFTVYRDDGDGTFDADDEPVRAGGETLTTFVSLNRTDTGGGDGAGDGDEGAAVTTPSATDGSDDGSLVTTATAGSTASGDGTSGDGTATDASTTGTDGQPGFGTLAAALALVVGLVAHARRRRT, from the coding sequence GTGAGACGACACGCGCTCGCGGCGACGCTCGCCCTGGCCTGCGTGGCCGCACTGGCGGCGGTCCCGCTCCCCGTCAGCGCCCACGTCAACGATGTCCGTGGCGACCCACAGGTCTCGGCAGACGGGACCGTGCTGGTCGAGACGGCGTACGTCGCCGACGACGCCTGGCTGGCGGTCTACCGCGACGACGACGGCTCGCGGGGCGAGGTCATCGCGACGAGGCGGCTGAGCGGCGCCGGCTTCCGGACCGACCTCGCCGTCAGCATCGACGAGGCGGCCTGGCGCGACTGGCCCGAGGGCGAGGCCCGCACCGTCCACGTCGCGCTCCACAACGACGAGGGCTCGAGCGGCTTCGACCCCGAGGAGGACGAGGTCCTGACGTTCTTCGGACGGGCGGCGACCGACCGGTTCACGCTCGAACGGGGAACGGGTGCCTACGTCGGCGCACGGGCGTTCAGCCCGCAGGAGACTGACGGTCCGAGCGTGACCGCCCGGACCGTCCGGCTCCCGAGCGACGGCCACCTCGTCGCGCGGAACGTGACCGATGTCGGCGAGAACGAGACCGCGCTGGAACCCGTCGGCGCCACGGCGCTCGGCGCCGGCACCCACGGGAACGTCACCGTCGAGCTGGACGAGGACTACTACGAGCGCCAGGATGCCCGCGCCCGCATCGCGTTCACCGTCTACCGCGACGACGGCGACGGCACCTTCGACGCCGACGACGAGCCCGTCCGGGCGGGGGGCGAAACGCTCACCACCTTCGTCTCCCTCAACCGGACGGACACCGGCGGCGGGGACGGGGCCGGGGATGGCGACGAGGGCGCGGCGGTGACCACCCCGAGCGCGACCGACGGCTCGGACGACGGCAGCCTCGTCACGACCGCGACGGCCGGGTCCACGGCGAGCGGAGACGGAACGAGCGGAGACGGAACGGCGACCGACGCCAGCACGACGGGCACGGACGGCCAGCCCGGATTCGGCACCCTGGCGGCGGCACTGGCCCTCGTGGTCGGTCTCGTCGCTCACGCGCGACGCCGACGGACCTAA
- a CDS encoding dolichol kinase, which translates to MPDTAGADGGEGGADGGASADTGTDGGGVLSRLRHPEIERRLVHVSGALAPASYLLGVFTWRQLGLVLLGGSMLAAMLEAGRLSGRLDLSIYDRLTREYEQDNVAGYALYVVSVTLVVLLFEPRVAIPAVLALAIADPVSGLLGSGELRDVKQGYVLLATFGVATGLASFFVPPLAAVLGGLATALADGVKPVVSGYVLDDNLTIPPAAAVAMTLGLELAGRLPALG; encoded by the coding sequence ATGCCAGACACCGCCGGCGCCGACGGGGGCGAGGGCGGTGCGGACGGGGGAGCGTCGGCCGATACCGGGACCGACGGTGGTGGCGTGCTCTCGCGGCTCCGCCACCCCGAGATCGAGCGCCGGCTGGTCCACGTCTCGGGGGCGCTCGCGCCGGCGAGCTACCTGCTCGGGGTGTTCACCTGGCGCCAGCTGGGGCTCGTCCTGCTGGGCGGGTCGATGCTGGCTGCGATGCTGGAGGCCGGCCGCCTGTCGGGTCGGCTCGACCTCTCCATCTACGACCGCCTCACCCGCGAGTACGAGCAGGACAACGTCGCGGGCTACGCGCTGTACGTGGTGAGCGTCACGCTCGTCGTCCTGCTGTTCGAGCCGCGGGTCGCGATTCCGGCGGTGCTGGCGCTCGCCATCGCCGACCCCGTCTCCGGGCTGCTGGGGTCTGGCGAGTTGCGCGACGTGAAGCAGGGGTACGTCCTGCTGGCGACGTTCGGCGTCGCCACCGGCCTCGCGAGCTTCTTCGTCCCGCCGCTGGCGGCGGTGCTGGGCGGGCTGGCGACCGCGCTCGCCGACGGCGTCAAACCGGTCGTCAGCGGGTACGTCCTCGACGACAACCTCACCATCCCGCCCGCAGCCGCGGTCGCGATGACGCTCGGGCTGGAGCTGGCTGGCCGGCTGCCGGCGCTGGGGTAG
- a CDS encoding DUF7350 domain-containing protein — protein MQRRDFLLGAAGAGATGLAGCSGLVETRSLSSPPVLSNRPDAVYFPTHVEGMEMSGMGKSGDYQFALMYSYPHRFWNVNGDEVQKTSIEDDDDVHLMASVWDPETGIVLPETGLSIEISKGGDLVSQEVIYPMLSQPMGFHYGANFSLDGDGSYDVTLSVGGMNIRRTGAFEGRFGDPAETTIGFDYSQAARDEIMFEETPDKAGQRMARSPMEMGMLPQSTLPPAEELPGTVRGTAETGDAKLVVTTLESPPAGVDAPDGSQYLAVSARTPYNRMVLPAMALEGTLTSGGETVFDGTLSRTLDPDLNYHYGAAVGSVASGDTLELRVTTPPQVARHEGYETAFVDMQPTSLTL, from the coding sequence ATGCAACGACGCGATTTCCTGCTGGGGGCCGCGGGAGCGGGCGCGACCGGGCTCGCGGGCTGTAGCGGCCTGGTCGAGACCCGCTCGCTCTCCAGCCCGCCGGTCCTCTCGAACCGCCCGGACGCCGTCTACTTCCCCACCCACGTCGAGGGGATGGAGATGAGCGGGATGGGGAAATCGGGCGACTACCAGTTCGCCCTGATGTACAGCTACCCCCACCGGTTCTGGAACGTCAACGGGGACGAGGTCCAGAAGACGAGCATCGAGGACGACGACGACGTCCACCTGATGGCGAGCGTCTGGGACCCCGAGACGGGCATCGTCCTCCCGGAGACGGGACTCAGCATCGAGATATCGAAGGGCGGCGACCTCGTGAGCCAGGAGGTCATCTACCCGATGCTCTCTCAGCCGATGGGCTTCCACTACGGCGCGAACTTCTCGCTGGACGGCGACGGGAGCTACGACGTGACCCTCTCGGTCGGCGGGATGAACATCCGGCGGACGGGCGCGTTCGAGGGGCGGTTCGGCGACCCCGCCGAGACGACCATCGGCTTCGACTACAGCCAGGCCGCACGCGACGAGATCATGTTCGAGGAGACGCCCGACAAGGCGGGGCAACGGATGGCCCGGAGCCCGATGGAGATGGGGATGCTGCCCCAGTCGACGCTGCCGCCGGCCGAGGAGCTGCCGGGGACGGTTCGCGGGACGGCCGAGACGGGCGATGCGAAACTCGTCGTGACCACGCTCGAGTCGCCACCCGCGGGCGTCGACGCACCCGACGGCTCGCAGTACCTCGCGGTATCCGCCCGGACGCCGTACAACCGGATGGTCCTGCCGGCGATGGCGCTGGAGGGGACGCTGACGAGCGGCGGGGAGACCGTCTTCGACGGGACCCTGTCTCGCACGCTCGACCCGGACCTGAACTACCACTACGGCGCGGCCGTCGGCTCGGTCGCGTCGGGCGACACCCTCGAACTGCGCGTGACGACCCCGCCGCAGGTCGCCCGCCACGAGGGGTACGAGACCGCCTTCGTCGACATGCAACCGACCAGCCTCACACTCTGA